The following coding sequences lie in one Thermoleophilia bacterium genomic window:
- a CDS encoding branched-chain amino acid ABC transporter permease: protein MGLRNVRALVPLVAAVLIGIVPLVVSDRFLLKIFTFAGINVLVIIGLALLFGHAGQVSLGHAAFVGVGAYTCAYCTVKMEWPWLLSFALAGLLAALGGLVLALPSLRLKGHYLAMATLSFGLLMTLAFAEAQFITGGVDGFGGIPFPSVGPLEIRQASSLYWLVWGVIGVALLGAFNLTSLRPGRAMRALHGSELGAQACGVDIVGVKVRTFVVSALLAGFAGALYASVVGFISPSVFTLNASIAFLAMAVVGGSGSLAGPIVAAILLTLVQYLDALIPGIPRDTAQTLQSYQEDIYGLAIVLVVIFAPGGLASVWRRRFGKGSAQ from the coding sequence GTGGGACTCAGGAACGTCAGGGCGCTCGTGCCGCTCGTCGCCGCCGTCCTCATCGGTATCGTGCCGCTCGTCGTCTCAGACCGCTTTCTCCTCAAAATCTTCACGTTCGCAGGTATCAACGTCCTCGTAATCATCGGCCTCGCTCTCTTGTTCGGACACGCGGGACAAGTCTCGCTCGGCCACGCGGCCTTCGTAGGCGTCGGCGCCTACACGTGCGCGTACTGCACCGTGAAGATGGAATGGCCTTGGCTTCTCTCGTTCGCGCTCGCGGGCCTCCTGGCCGCGCTCGGCGGTCTCGTCCTCGCTCTCCCCAGCCTACGACTGAAGGGCCACTACCTGGCCATGGCCACACTCAGCTTCGGCCTCCTCATGACTCTCGCCTTCGCCGAGGCGCAGTTCATCACCGGCGGAGTCGATGGTTTTGGCGGTATCCCCTTTCCATCGGTGGGCCCCCTCGAGATTCGGCAGGCCAGCTCTCTCTACTGGCTCGTTTGGGGAGTTATCGGTGTCGCGCTCCTCGGCGCCTTCAACCTCACATCATTGCGACCGGGTCGTGCAATGCGCGCTCTTCACGGCAGCGAGCTGGGCGCGCAAGCCTGCGGCGTCGACATCGTCGGCGTCAAAGTCCGGACGTTCGTCGTCAGCGCCCTGCTCGCCGGGTTCGCCGGCGCCCTGTATGCAAGCGTCGTTGGATTCATCTCGCCGAGCGTCTTCACCCTAAACGCGTCCATCGCCTTCTTGGCAATGGCCGTTGTCGGCGGTTCGGGATCACTGGCCGGACCCATCGTCGCCGCAATCCTCTTGACGCTCGTGCAATACCTCGACGCCCTCATACCAGGCATACCACGCGACACTGCCCAGACTCTGCAGTCGTATCAAGAGGACATCTATGGCCTCGCCATCGTGCTCGTCGTGATCTTTGCCCCCGGCGGACTGGCGTCGGTCTGGAGGCGACGTTTCGGCAAAGGAAGCGCCCAGTGA
- a CDS encoding branched-chain amino acid ABC transporter permease: MDAFLQFLIAGLKNGSIYALVALGFTIVYAATGAINFAQGEFFMLGGMLGAFFSAAGLPLPLAAVAAIAATAAIGAAFELLAVRPLGGGDPLRVIMVTIGGAVVLRQLALHLFGPDERALPPFTEGASLKLLGAAIERQTLWIWALTALAVVILALVYRRTTFGRAMRATSIQRDAARLVGVDARLMVTASFALAAALGALGGLTVAPLTQTAFNVGAGNAVKGFAAAILGGLGNPIAAVGGGLILGLLESFAAGYLNPVYKDAVALIVLLAVLFLRPQGLLGGSGRVKV; this comes from the coding sequence ATGGACGCGTTCCTGCAGTTCCTCATCGCGGGCCTCAAGAACGGCTCGATCTACGCCCTCGTGGCGCTAGGCTTCACGATCGTGTATGCAGCCACCGGCGCGATCAACTTCGCGCAGGGCGAGTTCTTCATGCTCGGAGGCATGCTCGGCGCGTTCTTCTCAGCCGCCGGACTCCCGCTTCCCCTGGCGGCGGTGGCGGCAATTGCCGCCACCGCCGCCATCGGGGCAGCCTTTGAGCTCCTGGCGGTGCGCCCACTGGGCGGCGGCGACCCGCTTCGCGTTATCATGGTGACCATCGGAGGCGCCGTCGTTCTTCGCCAGCTCGCACTCCACCTTTTCGGGCCGGACGAACGCGCCTTGCCGCCATTCACCGAGGGGGCCTCACTCAAGCTCCTCGGCGCGGCGATTGAGCGCCAGACCTTGTGGATCTGGGCTCTCACCGCGCTTGCGGTCGTAATCCTCGCGCTCGTCTATCGGCGTACCACGTTCGGGCGAGCGATGCGTGCTACGTCCATCCAACGTGATGCCGCGCGCCTCGTCGGCGTCGACGCGCGCCTCATGGTGACCGCCTCCTTCGCGCTCGCTGCCGCCCTTGGAGCCCTCGGCGGCCTCACGGTCGCGCCGCTAACTCAAACAGCTTTCAACGTCGGCGCCGGCAACGCCGTGAAGGGTTTCGCCGCTGCCATCCTGGGCGGCCTTGGCAACCCGATTGCAGCCGTCGGCGGTGGCCTCATCCTGGGACTTCTGGAGAGCTTCGCCGCCGGTTACCTCAACCCAGTCTACAAGGACGCGGTGGCGCTCATCGTCCTTCTGGCCGTGCTCTTCCTGCGTCCTCAAGGTCTGCTCGGCGGGTCCGGACGCGTCAAGGTCTGA
- a CDS encoding ABC transporter substrate-binding protein, with product MKLSRVCVKFALMAAAIAVIPIGLAACGDSTSPSTSSSTEAGSYKIGAVLSLTGTYAALGEAEKNAIELEVARINDAGGINGRQLEVIIEDDATDEAKAVAAAAKLIEQEEVVALIGASGTGQTMAMRGDVDRAGLAQISLAGGTVVTSEFDSFVFQTPWSNTIVVPFVLDAMKTAGHSKIAVISDTGGYGKDGLAVIEADVADFDMTIVANETFNPGDSDVTAQLTKIKKSGADAVLLWTAGKEGAITLKNAADLGLEAPFFGGSGQARTEFIEGAGDAAEGFVFGTGKSLVPANWGEDSEQFAVVTDFATRYTEKYGEAPDIFAGHAFDAMTLLSDALTRAGADADAAAIRDALEATDGVVGFGGTFTFSATDHNGLTADDLALYEITNGAWAAAK from the coding sequence ATGAAGCTCAGTAGAGTATGTGTGAAGTTCGCCCTTATGGCGGCGGCAATCGCCGTCATTCCCATTGGGCTCGCGGCTTGCGGTGATTCCACGAGCCCGTCGACATCTTCATCAACGGAAGCCGGCTCCTATAAGATCGGTGCGGTCCTCTCACTCACCGGCACGTACGCGGCGCTTGGTGAGGCCGAGAAGAACGCAATCGAACTCGAGGTCGCGCGCATCAACGACGCCGGCGGCATCAACGGCCGTCAGCTCGAGGTGATCATCGAGGACGACGCCACCGACGAGGCGAAGGCCGTGGCCGCCGCGGCGAAGCTCATCGAACAGGAAGAAGTTGTTGCCTTGATCGGCGCCAGCGGCACGGGCCAGACCATGGCCATGAGAGGCGATGTCGATCGTGCCGGCCTGGCCCAGATCTCGTTGGCTGGCGGCACCGTCGTCACTTCGGAGTTTGATAGCTTCGTATTCCAGACTCCGTGGTCGAACACGATCGTCGTGCCGTTCGTGCTCGATGCCATGAAGACCGCCGGGCATTCCAAGATCGCCGTGATCAGCGATACAGGAGGCTACGGCAAGGACGGACTCGCAGTCATCGAGGCCGACGTGGCCGACTTCGACATGACGATCGTCGCCAACGAGACGTTCAACCCTGGCGACTCCGACGTTACCGCGCAGCTCACCAAGATCAAGAAGTCCGGCGCCGATGCAGTCCTTCTCTGGACGGCCGGCAAGGAAGGCGCAATCACACTCAAGAACGCTGCCGACCTCGGCCTTGAGGCTCCGTTCTTCGGCGGCTCAGGCCAAGCGCGCACCGAGTTCATCGAAGGCGCCGGCGACGCGGCCGAGGGCTTCGTCTTCGGCACCGGGAAGAGCCTTGTGCCCGCGAACTGGGGCGAGGACAGCGAGCAGTTCGCCGTTGTGACCGACTTCGCCACGCGTTACACAGAGAAATACGGCGAAGCTCCCGATATCTTCGCGGGCCACGCGTTCGACGCCATGACGCTGCTGTCCGACGCCCTCACGCGCGCCGGCGCCGACGCCGACGCCGCAGCGATCCGCGACGCCCTCGAGGCAACCGACGGCGTGGTTGGCTTCGGCGGCACGTTCACCTTCAGCGCCACCGACCACAACGGCCTGACCGCCGATGACCTCGCTTTGTACGAGATCACGAATGGCGCCTGGGCAGCTGCCAAATAG
- a CDS encoding ABC transporter substrate-binding protein, with translation MRGRLLRLTMAALFAALAVALAITIGACGDSTTSSESTSPAVSDENPIKIGAIVSLTGTYAGLGQPEKNVLEMEVAKINDAGGINGRKLEVIYEDDATDEAKAVAATAKLIEQDDVIAIIGATGSGQTMAMRGDVQRAEIPQVSMAGATVITNPVDPLVFATPWSNTIVVPFTLDYLKKQNITKIGLITDSGGFGKDGQAVLVADAPDAGIKIVADETFNPGDSDMTAQITKIKNSDAQAIVMWTAGKEAAIIAKNVKDLDVGIPLYGSHGIARMEFITGAGDAAEGVKFAAGKILVPETYGEDSEEFRVATDFITAYEAAYGENPNTFAGHAYDALHLIVEAANRVEGDLTPAALRDEIEKTSGFVGIGGTFTMSATDHNGLSTSDLTMYEITDAGWKVVE, from the coding sequence ATGCGAGGAAGGTTGTTGCGGCTCACCATGGCGGCGCTGTTCGCTGCTTTGGCGGTCGCGTTGGCCATCACCATCGGAGCGTGCGGCGACAGCACAACGTCATCTGAGAGCACGTCGCCGGCGGTGAGTGACGAGAACCCGATTAAGATCGGTGCGATCGTGTCGCTCACCGGCACATATGCCGGCCTCGGGCAGCCAGAGAAGAACGTCCTCGAGATGGAGGTCGCGAAGATCAACGACGCGGGCGGCATCAACGGCCGCAAGCTCGAGGTGATCTACGAGGACGACGCCACCGACGAGGCGAAAGCCGTCGCCGCCACGGCGAAGCTCATCGAACAAGACGACGTCATCGCCATCATCGGCGCAACCGGCAGCGGCCAGACGATGGCGATGCGAGGCGACGTACAGCGCGCCGAGATCCCTCAGGTCTCAATGGCCGGCGCCACGGTGATCACTAACCCCGTGGATCCTCTAGTGTTCGCGACCCCGTGGTCCAACACAATCGTCGTGCCGTTCACGCTCGACTATCTCAAGAAGCAGAACATCACGAAGATCGGATTGATCACCGACAGCGGCGGCTTCGGCAAGGATGGTCAGGCGGTTCTCGTCGCCGACGCTCCCGACGCCGGCATCAAGATCGTCGCCGACGAGACCTTCAACCCCGGCGACTCAGACATGACCGCCCAGATCACGAAGATCAAGAACTCCGACGCCCAGGCGATCGTCATGTGGACGGCCGGCAAGGAGGCCGCGATCATCGCCAAGAACGTCAAGGATCTGGACGTGGGCATTCCGCTCTACGGCAGCCACGGCATCGCGCGCATGGAGTTCATTACCGGCGCTGGCGACGCCGCAGAGGGCGTCAAGTTTGCTGCCGGCAAGATCCTTGTCCCCGAGACCTACGGCGAAGACTCCGAGGAGTTCCGAGTCGCGACAGACTTCATCACGGCCTACGAAGCAGCGTACGGCGAGAACCCGAACACCTTCGCTGGTCACGCCTACGACGCTCTGCATCTCATCGTCGAAGCGGCCAATCGCGTCGAGGGTGACCTCACGCCGGCCGCCCTCCGCGACGAGATCGAGAAGACCTCGGGCTTCGTCGGCATCGGAGGCACGTTCACCATGTCCGCCACCGACCACAACGGCCTCTCCACCAGCGATCTCACGATGTACGAGATCACTGACGCCGGCTGGAAGGTCGTGGAGTAG
- a CDS encoding amino acid-binding protein, which yields MNVQQLSVFVENKAGRLTEVSEVLGATGVSIRGFSISDTAGFGIVRLVVDDPATGQRALTDAGFTVKISDVICLNLPDHPGGLADVLKRVSDAGVNIEYVYSLIATYVVVNVADIDQALSLLQRTSVALVSQEEIARI from the coding sequence TTGAACGTCCAACAGCTCAGCGTCTTCGTCGAAAACAAGGCCGGCCGTCTCACTGAAGTAAGCGAAGTCCTCGGCGCGACCGGCGTCAGTATCCGCGGGTTCTCCATCTCAGACACAGCAGGCTTCGGCATCGTGCGCCTCGTGGTCGACGATCCCGCGACAGGCCAACGAGCGCTTACCGACGCAGGCTTCACCGTCAAGATCTCGGATGTGATCTGCCTCAACCTTCCCGACCACCCCGGGGGGCTCGCCGACGTTCTCAAGAGAGTTTCGGACGCCGGCGTGAACATCGAGTATGTCTACTCTCTCATCGCGACCTACGTGGTCGTCAATGTCGCCGACATCGACCAGGCGCTCTCACTCCTTCAGAGAACGTCGGTCGCGCTCGTCAGCCAAGAGGAGATCGCGCGCATATGA
- a CDS encoding glutamine--tRNA ligase/YqeY domain fusion protein translates to MSAATPTSPERGDFIREIVAADLREGRSQTVVTRFPPEPNGYLHIGHAKSICLNFGIAAEFDGCCHLRLDDTNPTKEEQEYIDAIETDVRWLGFDWGDHLYHASDYFEQLYEWAVHLVRTGMAYVDDLDADGIREYRGTLTEPGRESPWRNRSVDENLDLFARMRAGEFPNGARVLRARIDMAAGNMCMRDPVLYRILHAAHPRTGEAWCIYPTYDFAHGQSDAIEGITHSICTLEFKDHRPLYDWLIEKLPVPSRPRQFEFARLSLTHTVLSKRVLLRLVSEGHVRAWDDPRMPTISALRRRGFPPEGIRDFATMIGVAKADNVVEVGMLEHAVRVVLNRAAPRRMAVLNPLKVVLENYPEGEVETVDAVNNPEDPDAGSRPVAFARELWIERDDFMEQPPAKFFRLAPGREVRLRYAYFITCREVVKDAEGQIVELRCTYDPATRGGDAPDGRRPKATLHWVSAAHAVPAEVRLYDHLFRSPHPGTDGHELFEDLNPDSETVLASCLVEPSLSSLAVGETVQFERLGYFCPDRDSSADALVFNRTLTLKDAWARLQARGRQNEA, encoded by the coding sequence GTGAGCGCTGCTACGCCAACCTCGCCGGAACGCGGCGACTTCATTCGCGAGATCGTCGCTGCCGACCTTCGGGAGGGCCGATCTCAGACCGTGGTTACACGGTTTCCCCCTGAGCCGAACGGCTATCTACACATCGGTCATGCCAAGTCCATCTGCCTCAACTTCGGCATCGCAGCGGAGTTCGACGGATGTTGCCACCTTCGTCTTGACGACACGAATCCCACCAAAGAGGAGCAAGAGTACATCGACGCCATCGAGACGGACGTGCGCTGGCTGGGGTTCGACTGGGGCGATCATCTCTACCACGCTTCGGACTACTTTGAGCAACTGTACGAATGGGCGGTCCACCTCGTGAGGACCGGTATGGCATACGTCGACGATCTCGATGCCGACGGCATCCGCGAGTATCGGGGGACGCTGACCGAGCCCGGGAGAGAGAGCCCGTGGCGCAATCGGTCGGTCGACGAGAACCTCGATCTCTTCGCGCGCATGCGCGCCGGCGAGTTCCCCAACGGCGCTAGAGTCCTGCGTGCGCGCATCGACATGGCCGCCGGAAACATGTGCATGCGCGACCCCGTGCTCTATCGAATCCTTCATGCAGCCCATCCGCGTACGGGTGAGGCGTGGTGCATCTATCCCACCTACGACTTCGCGCACGGGCAGTCAGACGCGATCGAGGGCATCACGCACTCCATCTGCACGCTCGAGTTCAAGGACCACCGGCCGCTCTACGATTGGCTCATCGAGAAACTGCCTGTGCCCTCGCGCCCGCGGCAGTTCGAGTTTGCGCGGCTCAGCCTGACTCACACGGTGCTGTCCAAGCGTGTGCTGCTGCGTCTCGTGAGCGAGGGTCATGTGCGCGCTTGGGACGATCCTCGCATGCCGACGATCTCGGCGCTTCGCCGTCGCGGGTTTCCGCCCGAGGGGATCCGCGATTTCGCGACCATGATAGGTGTGGCCAAAGCCGACAACGTGGTCGAGGTTGGCATGCTCGAGCATGCTGTTCGCGTCGTACTGAATCGAGCCGCGCCCCGCCGCATGGCCGTACTCAATCCGCTCAAGGTCGTGCTCGAGAACTACCCCGAGGGCGAAGTCGAGACGGTCGACGCGGTTAATAACCCGGAGGATCCGGACGCGGGTTCGCGGCCTGTCGCGTTCGCGCGCGAGCTCTGGATTGAGCGTGACGATTTCATGGAACAGCCTCCGGCGAAGTTCTTCCGGCTGGCGCCTGGGCGCGAAGTCCGTTTGCGCTATGCGTACTTCATCACTTGCCGCGAAGTCGTCAAAGACGCCGAGGGCCAGATCGTCGAATTGCGTTGCACCTACGATCCTGCCACGCGGGGCGGCGACGCTCCGGACGGTCGGCGGCCAAAGGCGACCCTGCACTGGGTGTCGGCCGCGCACGCGGTACCTGCTGAGGTCAGGCTTTACGATCACCTCTTCCGCAGCCCTCATCCTGGGACCGACGGTCACGAGCTCTTCGAAGATCTGAATCCGGATTCCGAGACTGTGCTCGCCTCGTGCCTTGTGGAGCCTTCGCTCTCGAGCCTGGCGGTCGGCGAGACGGTGCAATTCGAACGGCTCGGGTACTTCTGTCCAGACCGCGATTCATCCGCCGATGCTCTGGTGTTCAATCGCACCTTGACGCTCAAAGACGCGTGGGCCAGGCTGCAAGCTCGGGGGCGGCAGAACGAGGCGTGA
- a CDS encoding gamma carbonic anhydrase family protein: MSITAFGDRSPLFGAGTFVHPDATIIGDVVLEDGASVWPGAVLRGDVERIVIGAHTSFQDNSVAHTDHECPLTVGPHCVVGHGVILHGATIGARCLVGMGSTVLNGCEVGDDCIIGANALLTQGKVFPPRSLIVGAPAKVVRELTDEDIEVRASLCDMYVERGRRYLELGLGADLAAFRR, from the coding sequence ATGTCTATTACGGCTTTTGGTGATAGGTCTCCTCTGTTTGGCGCCGGGACGTTTGTGCATCCCGATGCGACGATCATCGGGGATGTGGTGCTGGAGGACGGTGCCAGCGTCTGGCCGGGTGCGGTCCTGCGCGGAGACGTCGAACGGATCGTCATCGGCGCGCACACGAGCTTTCAGGACAATAGTGTTGCGCACACCGATCACGAGTGCCCGCTGACCGTAGGGCCACATTGCGTGGTCGGTCACGGGGTGATTCTTCACGGCGCGACCATCGGAGCTCGGTGCCTTGTGGGTATGGGCAGCACGGTTCTCAACGGGTGCGAAGTAGGCGACGACTGCATCATCGGTGCGAATGCACTCCTCACTCAAGGCAAGGTGTTTCCGCCGCGCAGCCTCATCGTCGGCGCGCCCGCCAAAGTGGTGCGCGAACTCACGGACGAAGACATCGAGGTTCGCGCATCCCTGTGCGACATGTATGTCGAACGTGGGCGACGCTACTTGGAGCTTGGGCTGGGTGCGGATCTCGCGGCGTTTCGTCGTTAG
- a CDS encoding NADP-dependent malic enzyme, protein MTDHSQDTASQPNVEDLKAKAYKPMEDAMALHPFYRGKIETTLKCCIRDFNDFGVWYTPGVSKPCLDIRDNPEKVYEHTNKWNTVAVISDGTRVLGMGDIGPKAGMPVMEGKSLLYKYLGGVDGFPLMVDTKDPDKFIEFVKLVQPGLGGVNLEDIAQPKCFRILDTLREECEIPVWHDDQQGTACVTLAGLINALKVVGRNIADVKIAFIGSGAANVAISRLIFAHGADPAKCVVVDSKGILNRERTDIEAVKAEWVDKWKYCQITNAEGKRGGIEEALKGADVCIALSKQGPDTLQKEWIRGMAPDPIVFACANPIPEMWPWDAKEAGAAVVATGRSDFPNQVNNSVGFPGIFRGTLDVRAKTITDEMCIAAALELAKVAEDKGLSADYIMPTMDDWEVFPREAAAVAMKAIEQGIARRTDLTFEQEVREATAIIARARGLVQDSMALGYIKMPPESVAPLPTKEAMKAMGRSAGDYAGDLADKAVEAVGPAAQKAAEAAQTAVDRVTEAIKRLSDRKQP, encoded by the coding sequence ATGACCGATCATAGCCAGGATACTGCGTCGCAGCCGAACGTCGAGGATCTCAAGGCCAAGGCGTACAAGCCCATGGAAGATGCGATGGCACTCCACCCCTTCTACCGCGGCAAGATCGAGACAACCCTCAAGTGTTGCATACGGGACTTCAACGACTTCGGCGTCTGGTACACGCCGGGGGTGAGTAAGCCGTGCCTGGACATTCGCGATAATCCCGAGAAGGTCTACGAGCATACGAACAAGTGGAACACCGTGGCCGTCATCAGCGACGGAACGCGGGTGCTGGGCATGGGCGACATAGGTCCCAAAGCGGGCATGCCGGTCATGGAGGGCAAGAGTCTCCTCTACAAGTACCTCGGGGGCGTCGACGGGTTCCCGCTGATGGTCGACACCAAGGATCCGGACAAGTTCATTGAGTTCGTGAAGCTCGTGCAACCTGGTCTTGGCGGAGTGAATCTCGAGGATATCGCTCAGCCCAAGTGCTTCCGCATCCTCGACACCCTGCGCGAGGAATGCGAGATCCCCGTGTGGCACGATGACCAGCAAGGGACCGCTTGTGTGACGCTCGCCGGCCTCATCAATGCTCTCAAGGTCGTTGGCCGCAACATAGCCGACGTGAAGATCGCCTTCATCGGCTCGGGGGCGGCCAATGTGGCTATCAGCCGGCTCATCTTCGCTCACGGTGCTGATCCGGCGAAGTGTGTCGTTGTCGACAGCAAGGGCATCCTCAACCGCGAGCGCACAGACATCGAGGCGGTCAAGGCTGAGTGGGTGGACAAGTGGAAGTACTGCCAGATCACGAACGCGGAGGGTAAGCGCGGCGGTATCGAAGAGGCTCTCAAGGGCGCCGACGTCTGCATCGCGTTGAGCAAGCAGGGCCCAGATACTCTCCAGAAGGAGTGGATCCGCGGCATGGCGCCAGACCCGATCGTCTTCGCGTGCGCCAACCCCATTCCGGAGATGTGGCCGTGGGATGCCAAGGAGGCTGGCGCCGCCGTAGTCGCCACCGGTCGCTCAGATTTCCCCAATCAGGTTAACAATTCTGTGGGCTTTCCGGGGATATTTCGTGGGACTCTCGACGTGCGCGCCAAGACGATCACCGACGAGATGTGCATTGCCGCCGCACTCGAGCTCGCCAAGGTCGCTGAAGACAAGGGCCTGAGCGCCGACTACATCATGCCGACTATGGACGATTGGGAGGTCTTCCCGCGAGAAGCGGCGGCAGTCGCCATGAAGGCGATCGAGCAGGGTATCGCCCGCCGCACGGACCTCACGTTTGAACAGGAGGTTCGGGAGGCGACGGCGATCATCGCACGCGCCAGAGGTCTCGTTCAGGACTCGATGGCTCTCGGCTACATCAAGATGCCACCAGAAAGCGTGGCTCCCCTGCCGACCAAAGAAGCGATGAAGGCGATGGGGCGCAGCGCGGGGGACTACGCCGGCGATCTCGCCGACAAGGCCGTGGAAGCTGTCGGTCCCGCGGCGCAGAAGGCCGCCGAAGCCGCGCAGACTGCGGTCGATAGGGTCACTGAGGCGATCAAGCGACTCAGTGATCGCAAGCAGCCGTGA
- a CDS encoding fumarate hydratase → MTLESGATLIAKSSDAVRDIDVERVAETIAGLCLTTCCDAPEDVTEALRSARETELSGVGREILDQLLENAAIAAERRVPLCQDTGFAVVFADVGQDVHFVGGDFIAAVNEGVRRGYRDGFLRKSIVAEPAHARRNTGDNTPAIVHTRLVPGRGVRLTLMAKGGGAENMSALAMLKPSDGWAGVAQTVVETVSRAGSNPCPPTIVGVGIGGTIEMVTLLAKRALLREIGSRHRDPRLAELEDELLVAVNALGIGPQGLGGSTTSLAVFIEEMPCHIASMPVAVNVQCHAQRHRTAVL, encoded by the coding sequence ATGACGCTGGAATCGGGTGCCACGCTCATCGCGAAGAGTAGCGACGCGGTCCGCGACATCGATGTCGAGCGCGTGGCGGAGACCATCGCCGGTCTGTGCCTGACAACATGCTGCGACGCTCCGGAGGACGTGACTGAGGCGCTGCGCAGTGCTCGTGAGACAGAGCTCAGCGGAGTAGGGCGCGAGATCCTCGATCAACTGCTGGAGAACGCCGCGATCGCCGCCGAACGCAGGGTTCCGCTGTGTCAGGACACCGGCTTCGCCGTCGTCTTCGCCGACGTGGGCCAAGATGTGCATTTCGTGGGCGGCGACTTCATCGCCGCGGTCAACGAGGGCGTGCGACGTGGCTACCGTGATGGTTTTCTGCGTAAGTCGATCGTCGCCGAGCCGGCACACGCTCGACGCAACACGGGAGACAACACGCCTGCCATTGTGCACACGAGGCTGGTTCCCGGACGCGGTGTGCGGTTGACGCTGATGGCGAAGGGCGGCGGCGCCGAGAACATGAGCGCGCTGGCGATGCTCAAGCCCTCAGATGGATGGGCAGGCGTGGCGCAGACCGTCGTCGAGACCGTGAGCAGAGCCGGATCCAATCCTTGTCCGCCCACGATCGTGGGCGTCGGGATCGGCGGGACCATCGAGATGGTGACGCTACTGGCCAAGAGGGCTCTTCTGCGGGAGATCGGTTCGCGACATCGCGATCCACGGCTGGCGGAGCTCGAGGATGAGCTGCTGGTGGCGGTCAACGCTCTCGGCATCGGCCCTCAGGGTCTGGGCGGCAGCACCACATCGCTGGCCGTCTTCATCGAGGAGATGCCATGCCACATCGCCAGCATGCCGGTCGCCGTGAATGTGCAGTGCCACGCTCAGCGGCATCGAACGGCAGTGCTGTGA
- a CDS encoding Fe-S-containing hydro-lyase encodes MTPPRRISTPLDEDAVRDLHAGDHVLLSGVIYQARDAAHKRIAALLEEGKAPPFDLRGAVVYYMGPSPARPGTVIGAAGPTTSGRMDAYTPLLLRHGLRGMIGKGARSQTVRDALVEHGAVYLAATGGAGALLATHIIANDVIAFPELGAEAVARLQVRDFPTIVVNDCFGADLYVEGRARYEQR; translated from the coding sequence ATGACGCCGCCGCGACGGATCAGCACGCCGCTGGACGAAGATGCGGTGCGTGATCTGCATGCCGGCGATCACGTTCTGCTGAGCGGCGTCATCTATCAAGCGCGCGACGCCGCCCACAAGCGCATCGCAGCCTTGCTCGAAGAGGGCAAGGCGCCGCCCTTCGACTTGCGCGGCGCGGTCGTCTACTACATGGGACCGAGTCCGGCGCGGCCGGGAACCGTCATCGGCGCGGCGGGACCGACGACGAGCGGCCGCATGGACGCGTATACACCGCTCCTTCTGCGACACGGCCTGCGGGGCATGATCGGCAAGGGCGCGCGCAGCCAGACTGTGCGGGATGCGCTGGTCGAACACGGAGCCGTGTATCTGGCCGCGACTGGAGGAGCGGGTGCGCTCCTCGCCACGCACATCATCGCCAACGATGTCATTGCATTTCCCGAGCTGGGTGCTGAGGCGGTCGCGCGGCTGCAGGTCCGCGATTTCCCGACCATCGTCGTGAACGACTGCTTTGGTGCCGACCTCTACGTCGAGGGTCGTGCTCGCTACGAGCAGCGGTAG
- a CDS encoding DUF4126 domain-containing protein: protein MTQLLFALGRMIGLGTCAGVRPSLTLAVIGMMYHLHAGTALNPVFDFLSNWVAILVFVVLGLVEAGVDKIPRFDRVQSRLTLPYRVVMGGVAGAATIPYGWPGMAVGGVVGAGAAWFALETKQGARPKTVPSDAVLVLMSIWEDVASCLAAVATLALPGFGYLTLAFTAVAQGRTRYLYRAKYRRMQKKGTGAGGGVSVGQPRQHGS from the coding sequence GTGACACAACTCCTGTTCGCGCTTGGTCGCATGATTGGACTGGGCACGTGCGCTGGCGTGCGCCCGTCGCTGACGCTGGCCGTGATCGGCATGATGTACCACCTGCACGCGGGGACTGCCCTCAACCCCGTATTCGACTTCCTTAGTAACTGGGTGGCTATCCTGGTGTTCGTCGTCCTGGGGCTTGTCGAGGCGGGTGTGGACAAGATCCCGCGCTTCGATCGCGTGCAGAGTCGGTTGACGCTTCCCTATCGTGTTGTCATGGGCGGTGTTGCTGGCGCGGCCACGATTCCCTACGGATGGCCTGGCATGGCCGTGGGCGGTGTGGTGGGCGCGGGCGCCGCGTGGTTCGCTCTTGAGACCAAGCAAGGCGCACGGCCGAAGACGGTGCCGAGCGACGCCGTTCTCGTGCTGATGAGTATCTGGGAAGACGTGGCCTCGTGTCTGGCTGCAGTGGCAACTCTCGCGCTGCCGGGGTTCGGTTACCTCACTCTCGCCTTCACGGCCGTTGCTCAAGGACGCACGCGCTATCTGTATCGTGCCAAGTACCGTAGGATGCAGAAGAAGGGGACCGGTGCGGGCGGAGGCGTCTCCGTCGGTCAGCCGCGACAACACGGGAGTTAA